From Pseudomonas sp. B21-028, one genomic window encodes:
- the rluB gene encoding 23S rRNA pseudouridine(2605) synthase RluB has translation MKDQDQNDSHEIGPAGEKLQKVLARIGVGSRRDVEAWITQGRIKVNGKDATLGLRVDMHDAITIDGKVIKREEAAETVRRVIMYNKPDGEICTRDDPEGRPTVFDKMPRPKEGRWINIGRLDINTTGLLMFTTDGELANRLMHPSYEMDREYAVRVRGEVDDEMIERLKAGVVLEDGPARFTDIKQAPGGEGFNHWYHCVVMEGRNREVRRLWESQGLVVSRLKRVRFGPVFLNSDLPMGRWREMSQKEVDILSAEVGLTPVAMPQMTAKSKDKLERMQRKSSRPMGKTERVRTLRPAAEGATPGPRAPREPQIEGERPARKPGPRQDGERGPRTPRPANGRTERGEGRGTPVAERPADVKRPAKPTSKKRPAITLVDRDAPSGKRRGAPAGSGQRPGFGRRKPE, from the coding sequence ATGAAAGACCAAGACCAGAACGACAGCCACGAAATCGGCCCCGCAGGCGAGAAACTGCAGAAAGTCCTCGCCCGCATCGGCGTCGGCTCGCGCCGCGACGTGGAAGCCTGGATCACCCAGGGCCGGATCAAGGTCAACGGCAAAGATGCCACCTTGGGCCTGCGCGTCGACATGCACGACGCCATCACCATCGATGGCAAGGTGATCAAGCGCGAAGAGGCCGCCGAAACGGTGCGCCGCGTGATCATGTACAACAAACCCGACGGCGAGATCTGCACCCGTGACGACCCGGAAGGCCGTCCGACCGTGTTCGACAAGATGCCGCGCCCGAAAGAAGGTCGCTGGATCAACATCGGCCGCCTCGACATCAACACCACCGGCTTGCTGATGTTCACCACCGACGGTGAGCTGGCCAACCGCCTGATGCACCCGTCCTACGAGATGGACCGCGAGTACGCCGTGCGTGTACGCGGTGAAGTCGACGACGAGATGATCGAGCGCCTGAAGGCCGGCGTCGTGCTGGAAGACGGCCCGGCGCGTTTCACCGACATCAAGCAGGCGCCCGGTGGTGAAGGTTTCAACCACTGGTACCACTGCGTGGTGATGGAAGGTCGCAACCGTGAAGTGCGTCGTCTGTGGGAATCCCAGGGGCTGGTGGTCAGCCGTCTGAAGCGCGTGCGTTTCGGCCCGGTGTTCCTCAACTCCGACTTGCCGATGGGCCGCTGGCGCGAAATGAGTCAGAAGGAAGTCGACATCCTGTCGGCCGAGGTCGGCCTCACGCCTGTGGCAATGCCGCAGATGACCGCCAAGAGCAAGGACAAGCTGGAGCGGATGCAGCGTAAATCCTCGCGCCCGATGGGCAAGACCGAGCGCGTGCGGACCTTGCGTCCGGCGGCTGAGGGCGCTACGCCTGGCCCACGTGCTCCCCGCGAGCCGCAGATCGAAGGCGAACGTCCGGCCCGCAAGCCGGGGCCTCGTCAGGATGGCGAACGTGGCCCACGCACGCCGCGCCCGGCCAATGGCCGGACCGAGCGTGGCGAAGGTCGCGGTACGCCGGTGGCTGAACGCCCGGCCGACGTCAAGCGCCCGGCCAAGCCGACCTCGAAGAAGCGCCCGGCCATCACTTTGGTGGATCGTGATGCGCCGTCGGGCAAGCGTCGTGGCGCGCCGGCGGGCTCGGGGCAGCGTCCTGGGTTTGGGCGTCGCAAGCCGGAGTGA
- the scpB gene encoding SMC-Scp complex subunit ScpB codes for MNLTEPRELAPLLEAFLLASGKPQSMERLFELFEEGERPEPAVFKKALTLLGKSCEGRAFELKEVASGYRLQIREKFAPWVGRLWEERPQRYSRAMLETMALIAYRQPITRGEIEDVRGVAVNSHIVKTLLEREWIRVVGYRDVPGKPAMFATTKAFLDHFNLKNLDDLPPLAELRELEPEPMLEFDDAPVPQGLQDLADASAEPEEPKEETSFHSLLLELDTMEEGLKTDFDDLLRDGSEPEGETLDHEVEPAAEPEPEEDVLGVAEAREKLLAAVAALEPHTAEPEAELSDEEAEARALAEAIENERRQFED; via the coding sequence ATGAATCTGACTGAACCCCGCGAGCTGGCCCCGTTGCTTGAAGCTTTTTTGTTGGCCTCGGGAAAGCCGCAATCGATGGAGCGCCTGTTCGAGCTTTTCGAAGAAGGCGAGCGGCCGGAGCCGGCCGTGTTCAAGAAAGCCCTGACCCTGCTGGGCAAATCCTGCGAGGGGCGGGCCTTCGAACTCAAGGAAGTGGCTTCCGGTTATCGCTTGCAGATCCGCGAGAAATTCGCGCCTTGGGTCGGACGCCTGTGGGAAGAGCGGCCCCAGCGCTATTCCCGCGCCATGCTCGAAACCATGGCCTTGATCGCCTACCGCCAACCGATCACCCGTGGCGAGATCGAGGACGTGCGGGGCGTGGCGGTCAACAGCCACATCGTCAAGACGTTGCTTGAGCGTGAGTGGATCCGGGTGGTCGGCTACCGCGACGTGCCAGGCAAACCGGCGATGTTCGCCACCACCAAGGCCTTCCTCGACCATTTCAACCTGAAAAACCTCGATGACCTGCCACCGTTGGCCGAATTGCGAGAGTTGGAGCCCGAGCCGATGCTTGAGTTCGACGACGCCCCGGTACCCCAGGGGTTGCAAGACCTGGCCGATGCCAGTGCCGAGCCGGAGGAGCCGAAGGAAGAAACCAGTTTCCATTCGTTGCTGCTGGAGCTGGACACCATGGAGGAGGGGCTCAAGACCGATTTCGACGACTTGCTGCGTGACGGTTCGGAACCTGAGGGCGAGACGCTTGACCACGAAGTTGAACCCGCGGCCGAGCCTGAGCCCGAAGAGGACGTGCTTGGGGTTGCCGAAGCCCGGGAAAAACTGCTGGCCGCCGTGGCAGCCCTTGAGCCACACACAGCCGAGCCTGAAGCTGAGCTGAGCGACGAAGAAGCCGAAGCCCGGGCGCTGGCTGAAGCGATTGAAAACGAACGTCGCCAGTTTGAGGATTGA
- a CDS encoding ScpA family protein, translating to MEVFLEAFEGPLDLLLYLIRKQNINILDIPVAEITRQYMGYVELMQSVRLELAAEYLVMAAMLAEIKSRMLLPRSAEVEAEEDDPRAELIRRLQEYERFKGAAEGIDGLSRVGRDVVVPKLDAPEARARKLLPDVSLEELLMSMAEVLRRGDMFESHQVSREALSTRERMSDVLERLKGGAFVPFVELFTAEEGRLGVVVTFMAILELVKESLVELVQNEPFAAIHVRARAE from the coding sequence CTGGAGGTGTTCCTCGAAGCTTTCGAGGGCCCGCTCGACCTGCTGCTGTACCTGATCCGCAAGCAGAACATCAACATTCTCGACATTCCCGTGGCGGAAATCACCCGCCAGTACATGGGCTATGTCGAGCTGATGCAGTCGGTGCGCCTTGAGCTGGCGGCCGAATACCTGGTGATGGCGGCCATGCTGGCCGAGATCAAGTCACGGATGCTGTTGCCGCGCTCGGCCGAGGTCGAAGCGGAGGAAGACGATCCCCGTGCCGAACTGATCCGCCGTTTGCAGGAGTACGAGCGCTTCAAGGGCGCCGCCGAAGGCATCGACGGCTTGAGTCGGGTCGGGCGCGATGTGGTGGTGCCCAAGCTCGATGCTCCCGAGGCGCGAGCACGCAAGTTGTTGCCGGACGTGAGCCTGGAAGAGTTGCTGATGTCCATGGCTGAGGTCCTGCGAAGGGGCGACATGTTCGAAAGCCACCAGGTCAGCCGCGAAGCGCTGTCCACCCGCGAACGCATGAGCGACGTGCTGGAACGGCTCAAGGGCGGCGCTTTCGTGCCCTTCGTCGAGCTGTTCACCGCCGAGGAAGGTCGGTTGGGGGTGGTCGTCACCTTTATGGCGATTCTGGAACTGGTCAAGGAATCCTTGGTCGAGCTGGTGCAGAATGAGCCGTTCGCAGCGATCCACGTGCGGGCACGAGCCGAATAA
- a CDS encoding L-threonylcarbamoyladenylate synthase: protein MSQFFQIHPENPQARLIKQAVEIIRGGGVVVYPTDSSYAIGCQIGDKNAVERVRRLRQLDDKHNFALICSDLSQLGLFAKIDTGTFRLLKAHLPGPYTFILNATREVPRLLLHPKKRTIGLRVPSHPIALALLAELGEPLMSVTLIMPGETDPLTDPYEMRQMLEHQVDLIIDGGYGGMKASTVINLADGEPQVVRVGCGDPAPFLVEA, encoded by the coding sequence GTGAGTCAATTTTTCCAGATTCATCCGGAAAACCCGCAAGCGCGCCTGATCAAACAGGCGGTGGAAATCATTCGTGGTGGTGGCGTGGTGGTCTATCCCACCGATTCCTCTTATGCCATCGGCTGCCAGATCGGCGATAAGAATGCCGTGGAACGGGTCAGGCGCCTGCGTCAGCTGGACGACAAGCACAACTTCGCGCTGATCTGCAGTGACCTGTCGCAACTGGGCCTGTTCGCCAAGATCGATACCGGCACCTTCCGGCTGCTCAAGGCCCATTTGCCGGGCCCCTACACCTTTATTCTCAACGCCACCCGCGAAGTGCCGCGACTGTTGCTGCACCCGAAGAAACGCACCATCGGCCTGCGGGTACCGAGCCACCCGATTGCCCTGGCGCTGTTGGCGGAACTGGGTGAGCCGTTGATGAGCGTGACGCTGATCATGCCCGGTGAAACCGATCCCCTGACCGATCCCTACGAAATGCGTCAAATGCTCGAACATCAGGTCGACCTGATCATCGACGGCGGTTACGGCGGCATGAAGGCTTCCACTGTAATCAACCTGGCCGACGGCGAGCCGCAGGTGGTGCGCGTCGGTTGCGGCGATCCGGCACCATTCCTGGTCGAGGCCTGA
- a CDS encoding PHP domain-containing protein — MNVDLHCHSTASDGALAPAIVVARAFEHGVRVLALTDHDTLEGLDEARITATALGMQLINGVELSCTWGGATIHVLGYGFDVDAPPLVQAIAQLRDGRWLRAEEISRKLALKGMPGALEGARQIQQELGDSGNAPARPHFADWMVREGFVKDRAEAFRKWLGAGKLGDVKQHWPTLEQTVETLRAAGAWVSLAHPWHYDFTRSKRRRLIADYIQAGGHAIEVVNGHQPAEQVGSLAILAREFGLLVTAGSDFHGPGGWSEIGEYRPLPEDLPPLWCRFKHDLVTDAV, encoded by the coding sequence GTGAATGTTGATTTGCACTGCCATAGCACGGCCTCCGATGGCGCCCTGGCGCCTGCGATTGTGGTAGCGCGGGCGTTCGAGCACGGCGTGCGAGTCCTGGCCCTGACCGATCACGACACTCTCGAAGGCCTCGATGAGGCCCGTATTACGGCGACAGCGTTGGGCATGCAACTGATCAACGGCGTCGAATTGTCCTGCACCTGGGGCGGGGCGACCATCCATGTGCTGGGCTACGGTTTCGATGTCGATGCGCCGCCACTGGTCCAGGCCATCGCCCAATTGCGCGACGGCCGCTGGCTGCGTGCCGAGGAGATCAGCCGCAAGCTGGCCCTCAAGGGCATGCCCGGTGCGCTGGAGGGGGCCCGGCAGATCCAGCAGGAGTTGGGTGACAGCGGAAATGCACCGGCCCGGCCGCACTTCGCCGACTGGATGGTGCGCGAAGGTTTCGTCAAGGACCGCGCCGAAGCGTTTCGCAAATGGCTGGGGGCCGGCAAGCTGGGGGACGTCAAGCAGCATTGGCCTACCCTGGAACAGACGGTTGAAACCCTGCGGGCCGCCGGGGCCTGGGTCAGCCTGGCGCATCCCTGGCACTATGATTTCACCCGTAGCAAGCGTCGTCGCCTGATAGCCGACTATATTCAAGCAGGGGGCCACGCCATTGAGGTGGTCAATGGCCATCAGCCGGCCGAGCAGGTCGGCAGCCTGGCGATTCTGGCCCGGGAGTTCGGCCTGCTGGTCACCGCCGGCAGTGATTTCCATGGCCCTGGAGGCTGGTCCGAGATCGGCGAATACCGTCCGTTACCCGAAGATCTGCCACCGCTTTGGTGTAGATTCAAACATGATCTTGTTACCGACGCCGTCTGA
- a CDS encoding septation protein A translates to MKQFIDFIPLLLFFITYKLDPRTVDIAGQSLTVGGIYSATAVLIISSLVVYGALFISQRKLEKSQWLTLIACLVFGSLTLAFHSDTFLKWKAPVVNWLFALAFIGSHFIGDSLLIKRIMGHAVSLPDVIWTRLNIAWIAFFLFCGGANLFVAFTFQDYWVDFKVFGSLGMTLLFLIGQGIYLSRHLHDADTSTQKTED, encoded by the coding sequence GTGAAACAATTCATCGACTTCATCCCGCTTCTGCTGTTTTTCATCACCTATAAACTTGACCCACGCACCGTCGACATTGCCGGTCAGTCCCTGACTGTAGGCGGTATCTACAGCGCCACCGCGGTGCTCATCATCAGTTCCCTGGTGGTCTACGGCGCGTTGTTCATCTCCCAGCGCAAGCTGGAAAAAAGCCAGTGGCTGACCCTGATCGCCTGCCTGGTGTTCGGCAGCCTGACCCTGGCCTTCCACAGCGATACCTTCCTCAAGTGGAAGGCGCCGGTGGTCAACTGGTTGTTCGCCCTGGCCTTTATCGGCAGTCATTTCATCGGCGACAGCCTGCTGATCAAGCGCATCATGGGCCATGCCGTCAGCTTGCCGGACGTGATCTGGACCCGCCTGAACATCGCCTGGATCGCCTTCTTCCTGTTCTGCGGCGGCGCCAACCTGTTCGTAGCGTTCACGTTCCAGGACTACTGGGTCGACTTCAAGGTCTTCGGCAGCCTGGGCATGACACTGCTGTTCCTGATCGGCCAGGGCATCTACCTGTCCCGTCATCTGCACGATGCCGACACCTCCACGCAAAAAACCGAGGACTGA
- a CDS encoding YciI family protein: MLYAIIATDVANSLEKRLAARPEHLERLQQLKAEGRVVLAGPHPAVDSNDPGAAGFSGSLIVAEFESLTAAQAWAEADPFVTAGVYANVVVKPFKQVLP; this comes from the coding sequence ATGCTCTACGCAATCATTGCCACCGACGTCGCCAACTCCCTGGAAAAACGCCTGGCCGCTCGCCCCGAGCACCTGGAGCGCCTGCAGCAACTCAAGGCCGAGGGCCGTGTCGTATTGGCCGGCCCGCACCCGGCGGTGGACAGCAACGACCCCGGCGCCGCGGGTTTCAGCGGTAGCCTGATCGTGGCCGAGTTCGAATCCCTCACCGCCGCGCAGGCCTGGGCCGAAGCCGATCCGTTCGTGACCGCTGGCGTCTACGCCAATGTCGTGGTCAAGCCGTTCAAGCAAGTCCTGCCGTAA
- a CDS encoding translation initiation factor 2 has protein sequence MRKGPLCLLWVMLSIGAPAHGEESTEGNHSTPLSLSAGGQITELQQRLKDSERMREELTQQLQNSNSERETALVSRLRQENQRLKLQLKEAQSSTLPRLLTDQQQWFVIGAGVALLALLCGIFASGGRRQRRQWLN, from the coding sequence ATGCGCAAAGGTCCGTTGTGCCTGTTATGGGTCATGTTGTCGATCGGGGCCCCCGCCCATGGCGAAGAAAGTACCGAAGGTAATCACTCGACGCCCTTGTCCCTGAGCGCGGGCGGCCAGATCACCGAGCTGCAGCAACGCTTGAAAGACAGCGAGCGGATGCGCGAAGAACTGACCCAACAATTGCAGAACTCCAACAGCGAACGCGAAACCGCACTGGTGAGCCGGTTGCGCCAGGAGAATCAGCGCCTGAAGCTGCAACTCAAGGAAGCCCAGTCAAGCACGCTGCCGCGCCTGTTGACCGATCAACAGCAGTGGTTCGTCATTGGCGCCGGGGTAGCGCTATTGGCCCTACTCTGCGGTATCTTTGCCAGCGGTGGACGTAGACAGCGTCGGCAATGGCTAAATTGA
- a CDS encoding response regulator transcription factor, which yields MSELLLIDDDQELCELLGSWLGQEGFQVRACHDGQSARKALAETAPAAVVLDVMLPDGSGLELLKQLRTDHPELPVVMLSARGEPLDRILGLELGADDYLAKPCDPRELTARLRAVLRRSHPTAVSSQIELGDLTFSPVRGVVSIDEQEQTLTVSESRLLEALLKQPGEPLDKQELAQIALGRKLTLYDRSLDMHVSNLRKKIGPHPDGRPRIVALRSRGYYYSL from the coding sequence ATGAGCGAGCTGTTACTGATTGATGATGACCAGGAGCTGTGTGAGCTCCTCGGCAGTTGGCTGGGTCAGGAAGGCTTCCAGGTCCGGGCCTGCCACGATGGCCAGAGTGCCCGCAAGGCGCTGGCCGAAACCGCTCCGGCGGCGGTGGTGCTGGATGTGATGCTGCCCGACGGCAGTGGCCTGGAGTTGCTCAAGCAACTGCGCACCGACCATCCGGAACTGCCGGTGGTGATGCTTTCGGCCCGCGGCGAACCGCTGGACCGCATCCTCGGCCTGGAACTGGGCGCCGACGATTACCTGGCCAAACCCTGCGACCCACGGGAACTGACCGCCCGCCTGCGCGCTGTGCTGCGCCGCAGTCATCCGACGGCGGTGTCCAGCCAGATCGAACTGGGCGACCTGACCTTCAGCCCGGTACGTGGCGTGGTCAGCATCGATGAACAGGAACAGACTCTCACCGTGTCCGAGAGCCGCCTGCTCGAAGCGCTGCTCAAGCAGCCGGGCGAGCCACTGGACAAGCAGGAACTGGCGCAGATCGCCCTGGGCCGCAAGCTGACCCTGTACGACCGCAGCCTCGACATGCACGTGAGCAACCTGCGCAAGAAAATCGGCCCCCATCCCGACGGCCGCCCGCGCATCGTGGCGTTGCGCAGCCGGGGTTATTACTACAGCCTCTAA
- a CDS encoding Spy/CpxP family protein refolding chaperone produces the protein MRKTLIALMFAAALPTVAMAMPEGAGPMGPMDGPRHGQMHNKGPYSQLDLTHEQRQQIRRIMGEQRHDRQELVEKYLAKLSPADQKAMQDEMKARHDKVDAQIRGLLKPEQQKEFDAIQKKQAERRAEWAEFKAWKAQQPQKAQ, from the coding sequence ATGCGCAAGACCCTTATCGCTCTGATGTTCGCCGCCGCCCTGCCGACCGTGGCCATGGCCATGCCGGAAGGCGCTGGCCCGATGGGGCCGATGGATGGCCCGCGTCACGGCCAGATGCACAATAAAGGCCCATACAGCCAACTGGACCTGACCCACGAACAACGCCAACAGATCCGCAGGATCATGGGCGAACAGCGTCATGACCGTCAGGAGCTGGTGGAGAAATACCTGGCGAAACTGTCGCCGGCCGATCAGAAGGCCATGCAGGATGAAATGAAGGCACGGCACGATAAAGTCGATGCCCAGATCCGTGGTCTGTTGAAACCCGAGCAACAGAAAGAGTTCGACGCGATTCAGAAGAAACAGGCCGAGCGTCGCGCCGAATGGGCAGAATTCAAGGCCTGGAAGGCGCAACAGCCGCAAAAAGCGCAATAA
- a CDS encoding cell wall metabolism sensor histidine kinase WalK: protein MRSLFWRILASFWLAITLVAGLSILLGHMLNQDAWILSRHPGLNTLPEEWTQTYESQGEDAAQDILQQRKRQYHIDVQVFNESGDPVVRGTFPHRAAAFEARQNKDDRRLPWRRLTDELTSAKTGDTYLFIYRIPHPELDAWHRDSLLWPLSALGIALVVLTLFSLLVTFSITRPLNRLRGAVHDLGQTTYQQNSLAKLANRRDEFGVLATDFNRMGARLQSLIGSQRQLLRDVSHELRSPLARLRIALALAERAGPEEREKLWPRLTRECDRLEALISEILVLARVDADNASAEDVDLNGLLAALQKDAQLASPEQSVQLNAEPNLTLKGWPTMIERAVDNLLRNAQRFNPAGLPIEMRAVRQGERLVVSVRDHGPGVEAEHLGQLGEPFYRAPGQTAAGHGLGLAIARRAAERHGGTLILANHPDSGFIASLELPLVPGAVVQP, encoded by the coding sequence GTGCGTTCATTGTTCTGGCGCATCCTGGCCAGTTTCTGGCTGGCCATCACGCTGGTTGCAGGGCTTTCCATCCTGTTGGGGCACATGCTGAACCAGGACGCCTGGATTCTCAGCCGCCATCCGGGGCTCAACACCCTGCCCGAAGAGTGGACGCAAACCTACGAAAGCCAGGGCGAAGACGCTGCCCAGGACATTCTGCAACAGCGCAAACGCCAGTATCACATCGACGTCCAGGTGTTCAACGAAAGCGGCGACCCGGTTGTGCGCGGCACGTTTCCCCATCGCGCCGCCGCCTTCGAGGCACGACAAAACAAAGACGACCGACGCCTGCCCTGGCGGCGACTGACCGACGAGCTCACCAGCGCCAAGACCGGCGACACGTACCTGTTCATCTACCGCATCCCCCATCCCGAGCTGGACGCCTGGCACCGCGACAGCTTGCTCTGGCCCCTCAGTGCCCTGGGAATCGCCCTGGTGGTACTGACCCTGTTCAGTCTGCTGGTGACCTTCTCCATCACTCGCCCGTTGAACCGACTGCGCGGTGCCGTGCATGACCTGGGACAGACCACCTACCAACAGAACAGCCTCGCCAAACTGGCCAACCGTCGCGACGAGTTCGGTGTATTGGCGACGGACTTCAACCGCATGGGCGCGCGCTTGCAAAGCCTGATTGGCAGCCAGCGACAATTGCTGCGGGACGTGTCCCATGAACTGCGCTCGCCCCTGGCCCGGCTGCGCATTGCCCTGGCATTGGCTGAACGGGCCGGCCCCGAGGAACGTGAAAAGCTCTGGCCGCGCCTGACCCGCGAATGCGATCGCCTGGAAGCGTTGATCAGTGAAATCCTGGTGCTGGCCCGGGTCGATGCCGACAACGCCAGCGCCGAAGACGTGGACCTCAATGGCTTGCTGGCCGCCCTGCAAAAAGACGCGCAACTGGCCTCCCCCGAGCAAAGCGTGCAATTGAACGCCGAGCCGAACCTGACCCTCAAGGGCTGGCCGACCATGATCGAGCGAGCGGTGGACAACCTGCTGCGCAACGCCCAGCGCTTCAACCCTGCCGGGCTACCCATCGAGATGCGCGCGGTGCGCCAGGGCGAACGCCTCGTAGTGAGCGTGCGCGACCACGGCCCGGGCGTGGAGGCCGAGCACTTGGGTCAGTTGGGCGAGCCGTTCTATCGTGCACCGGGCCAGACGGCCGCCGGCCATGGCCTGGGCCTGGCCATTGCGCGCCGTGCCGCCGAACGCCACGGTGGTACGTTGATACTGGCCAATCATCCCGATAGCGGGTTCATCGCGAGCCTGGAGTTGCCGTTGGTGCCGGGAGCTGTCGTCCAGCCGTAA
- a CDS encoding di-heme oxidoredictase family protein — MPSLPLLCTLLMALSMAMGLSACDDAPRFTQAEPGEARSGGAATVRKADQNAFSLPSANLPPSRRVDFSVGNSFFRSPWVIAPSTTTARDGLGPLFNTNACQNCHIKDGRGHPPAPDAANAVSMLVRLSIPDAPPYAKVIEQLGVVPEPVYGGQLQDMSVPGVAPEGKVRVDYAPVPVRFKDGTVVELRKPNLQISQLGYGPMHPDTRLSARVAPPMIGLGLLEAIPDEAILANAEAQAREKNGIAGRPNQVWDDVQQKTVMGRFGWKAGQPNLNQQNVHAFSGDMGLTTSLRPFDDCTEAQVDCKRAPNGNGPDGEPEVSDNILRLVLFYSRNLAVPARRDVNSAQVLAGKNLFFQAGCQSCHTPKYTTSANAAEPELANQVIRPYTDLLLHDMGEGLADNRSEFKAGGRDWRTPPLWGIGLTETVSGHTQFLHDGRARNLLEAVLWHGGEAQAAQRQVLAFNAEQRAALLAFLNSL; from the coding sequence ATGCCGTCGTTGCCTCTTCTATGCACGCTGCTCATGGCACTGTCCATGGCCATGGGCCTGAGTGCCTGCGATGATGCGCCACGCTTTACCCAGGCCGAACCCGGCGAAGCCCGGTCCGGTGGCGCCGCGACGGTTCGCAAGGCGGATCAGAACGCCTTTTCCCTGCCTTCGGCCAACCTGCCGCCCTCACGGCGCGTGGACTTCAGCGTCGGCAACAGTTTTTTCCGCAGCCCCTGGGTGATCGCACCATCGACCACCACCGCCCGGGACGGCCTCGGGCCGCTGTTCAATACCAATGCCTGCCAGAACTGCCATATCAAGGACGGTCGCGGCCATCCACCGGCGCCGGACGCGGCCAACGCGGTGTCGATGCTGGTGCGCCTGTCGATCCCCGACGCGCCGCCCTACGCCAAGGTCATTGAGCAACTGGGCGTGGTGCCGGAGCCGGTCTACGGCGGGCAGCTGCAGGATATGTCCGTGCCCGGCGTCGCCCCGGAAGGCAAAGTGCGGGTCGACTATGCGCCTGTCCCGGTGCGCTTCAAGGACGGCACGGTGGTGGAACTGCGCAAGCCGAACCTGCAGATCAGCCAGCTGGGCTACGGCCCGATGCACCCCGACACGCGGTTGTCCGCCCGTGTCGCCCCGCCGATGATCGGTTTGGGATTGCTGGAAGCCATTCCCGATGAAGCCATCCTGGCGAACGCCGAGGCCCAGGCGCGGGAGAAGAACGGCATCGCCGGCCGACCGAACCAGGTCTGGGACGATGTCCAGCAGAAAACCGTCATGGGACGTTTTGGCTGGAAGGCCGGGCAGCCCAACCTCAACCAGCAGAACGTCCACGCGTTCTCCGGCGACATGGGCCTGACGACAAGCTTGCGGCCGTTCGACGATTGCACCGAGGCCCAGGTCGATTGCAAGCGCGCGCCCAATGGCAATGGCCCGGATGGCGAGCCGGAAGTGAGCGACAACATCCTGCGGCTGGTGCTGTTCTATAGCCGCAACCTGGCCGTACCGGCGCGCCGGGACGTGAACTCAGCCCAGGTGCTGGCCGGCAAGAATCTGTTTTTCCAGGCCGGTTGCCAATCCTGCCACACACCGAAATACACCACCTCCGCCAACGCCGCCGAGCCAGAGCTGGCGAATCAGGTCATCCGCCCTTACACCGACCTGTTGTTGCACGACATGGGCGAAGGCCTGGCCGACAACCGCAGCGAATTCAAGGCCGGCGGCCGTGACTGGCGGACCCCGCCGTTGTGGGGTATCGGCTTGACCGAAACCGTCAGCGGCCACACCCAGTTCCTGCACGACGGGCGCGCCCGCAACCTGCTCGAAGCCGTGCTGTGGCATGGCGGCGAAGCGCAAGCGGCTCAGCGCCAGGTTTTAGCGTTCAATGCCGAGCAGCGCGCCGCGTTGCTGGCTTTCCTGAATTCCCTTTAA